CGTCGCCGCGGCTGCGTTGCGATGCGGCGTCGAGTCCGGCCAGCGTCGGCTCCAGCTCGGCGTGGTAGATCGACTCGGGAATGCCGAGCGCATCCTGCGGGCTGGTCGCCGAGATCGCCACCGCGCTGCGGTACTGCTTCAGGTAATTGGCCCAGCGGGTGCCGAGCAGTGCGTCGAGCCGCGCCGCGCCGTCCCGGTCGAGCAGCGGCCTGAGCTTCTGCGCCGCAGCGGCGACCGTCTGCTCGGCGCGCGCGATCCGGGTCTCGGCGTCGGCCGCGAGCGGATCGAGCCGCGAGAGCATCAGCATCTCGCCCTTGATCGTCGCGATCGCGCCGAGCGCGCCCTGGTTGTCGCGGAACTGGCCGTATTCCTGATGCAGCCGGTGGTTCTGCCAGCTGATCCAGCCGGCCAGCGCACCCAGCGCGCACACGGTAATGATGCTGACGAGTTTGAGCTGGGCTGCGATACGCACGGGGCTTTCCGGTTGTTTTTGTAAGCCTGGAGCGTATTGATGAATTATGAAATCCTGATGAATGGCACAATGTCGGCAGCGGCGTCGAGAAAGGCCGTGGTTTTCTCCGAGGCCCGACGCTGCGCTGCCGTTTGCAATCACTGTTGTTGTCAGACTGGTGAAATGATGTGTGGCCGCCAGAAGGCAACGAACCAGCATCGGCGGCGACGCGGCGCCGGCTCCTGGTAAACGAGCTGCGCTCCCACGTCGGCGCGCAGGGTGATGCAGCCCTCTCGCTCGAACAGCCAGTGCTCGCCAAGGCGCAGCGGGTGCTCGCCGGGCAGCATGGTTTCGGCCAGCCACTGCGGCGCGGCGAGCAGGGCGATGCGGCCGTGGACGACGTGGAGCACCGCGCCGGGGCGGACGGGAAGGTTGACGGTCTGCCCGGCGGCGAGCCGGATTGCGTGCTGAATGGCCATGGTACGGACTCCGCTGAATCGACCCGGCCAGCTTATCGGCGGGGCCGGCGCGCTTCGAGGCATAGGCCGTGCAGCGGCGATACGGAACAGCGGCGGAAAATCGCCCGTGTTGCGATACAGAAGCCGTGCATCTGTATCTGTTTCCATCGCCGGCCGCGGCTATGATCGCAGGCATGGACACACTCCCGCTTTACCGCCAGCTGGCGATCCATTACCGGCAGGCGATCGACGCCGGCACCCTCGCACCGGGCAGCCGCATGCCGTCGCTGCGCGCGCTGATGGACCGGCATGCGGTCAGCCTGTCGACCGCGCTGCAGACCTGTCGGCACCTCGAACGCGACGGCTACCTCGAGGCGCGGCCGCGCTCGGGCTACTTCGTGCGCCAGCCGAGGCGGCCCGCGTGCGAGCCCGTGTCCGAACCCGCGGTCCGGCTTGCCGAGCCGGCGCGTTACGTCGGCATTCAAGAGCGGGTGACGAGCATCATCGCCCAGGGCAAGCAGTATCCGGTGCAGTTCAATCTCGCGGCCGCGAGCGGGGCGTGCGAACTGTATCCGGCCGAGGCACTCAAGCAGGCGACGATAAGGGCGCTGCGCAATGATCCGTCGGTGCTGACGTCGTCGGCACCGCCCATGGGCAGCGCAGCGCTGCGCAGCGTGCTGGCGGAGCGGGCGCTGCCGTCGCGGATCGTGCTGGGCCGCGACGACATCATCATCACCAACGGCTGCATCGAGGCGCTGAACCTGGCGCTGCGCGCCGTGGCGCAAGCGGGCGACGTGATCGCGGTCGAATCGCCGACCTACTACGGCCTGCTGCAGATCCTCGAGGCGCTGGGCATGAAGGCGCTCGAAATCCCGTCGAGTGCGCAGAGCGGCATCTCGGTCGAGGCGCTCGAGCTCGCCGCGCAGACCTACCGCGACATCAAGGCGGTCGTCGTCGTGCCGAACTTCCAGAACCCGCTGGGTGCGGTGATGCCCGACGAGAGCAAGGCCAGACTGGTTGCGTGGTGCGAGGCCAATGCGATTCCGCTGATCGAGGACGACACCTACAGCCTGCTCGGCAGTACCGATACGCCGCTGTCGGCGGCCAAGGCGTGGGACAGGACCGGCAACGTGATCCATTGCGCGTCGCTGCACAAGACGCTGGCGCCGGGAATGCGGCTGGGCTGGATCAGCGCGGGGCGCTGGCACGAGCGGGTCGCGCAGCTCAAGCATGCGCAGAGCCGCGCGCAGGAGGTGCTGTTGCAGCTGGCGGTGGCCGATTTCATGGGCAGCAGCGCCTACGAGCGGTATTTGCGGCGCTTGCGGCTGGCGCTGCGGGACCAGCGCGAGCAGATGATCGAAGCCGTCGCGACCTATTTTCCCGAAGGTACCCGGCTGACGCCGCCGCAGGGCGGCCTGATCCTGTGGGTCGAGCTGCCCGGGCGGGCATCGTCCGAGCTGCTGTTCGAGCGGGCGATGCGCGAGGGCATCGCCATTGCGCCGGGGCAGATGTTTTCGAACTCGGACCGCTTCGATTCGTGCATTCGCCTGTCGTGCGGGCTGCCGTACACGCGCGAGCTCAATACCGCGATGCGCACGCTCGGCAGCTTGGCGGCCGAATGCTGAGTGCTGCGGCGACTGCGCCGGGCGCACCGGCGGCGCGCGGTGCACAGGCAAGGGGGACGACACGTCCGAGGGCACGCCCGGGACCGGCAGGGAGCAGGGCAGCGAGTACGGTGCCGCCGGCCGGCACGGGCCGCGCCTACTCGGTCAGCACCGTCTTGGCCAGATAGCGCGGCGTATCGATGCTGTTGCCGCGGTGTACGGCGATCCGGTAGGCGAGCAGCTGGAAAGCGACCGCGTACAGCAGCGGGTCGAGCTCGCCCAGCGACGCCGGCATCCGGATCACGCTCATCCGCTCGTCCGACGCCAGTGCCGCGTCGGTCAGCACGTAGATGCGTCCCTGGCGGGCGCGGACTTCCTGCAGGTTGGCGAGCATCTTCTCGGCCAGCCGGTTCCACGGCAGACAGGCCACCACCGGCAGGTGGCGGTCGACGACCGCAAGCGGCCCGTGCTTGAGCTCGCCGCCGGCATGGCCCTCGGCATTCAGGTAGGCGACCTCGCGGACCTTCTGCGCGCCTTCCATCGCGACCGGGAAATGTGCATGCCGGCCGACGCAGAACAGCGTCTGCCCCTGTGCGATATGGCGGGCCCAGTCGTCGAGCTGCGGCTTGAGCGCCAGCACCTCGACGGTCCGCTGCGGCAGCTGCGCGAGCCTGGCGGTTGCCGCGGCCTCGTCGGGTGCGCGCCCGCGCTGCCGCGCCAGCGCGAACGCCAGCCGGTACAGCGCCAGCAACTGCGCGGTGAAGGTCTTGGTCGACGTGACCGCGACCTCGGGGCCGGCATTGGTCGCCAGCCGCCAGCGCGCCTGGCGCATCAGCGTACTGTCGCCGACGTTCGAGATCGCCAGCGTGTGGGTCGCGCCGAGCTGGGCGGCGTAGCGCAGCCCGGCGACGGTGTCGGCGGTTTCGCCGGACTGCGAGATCGCGACGATCAGCGTCTGCGGCAGCGGTGCCGCTTCGCGATAGCGGAACTCGCTGGCGAGCTCGACCTGCGTCGGCAGGCCGGTCATCGCCTCGAGCCAGTAGCGCGCGGTCAGCGCCGCGTGATGGCTGCTGCCGCTGGCGACCAGCGCCACCGAGCGCACGTCGTCGAGCGCGCCGACATCGTCGCCGTCGAGCAGCGAGGCGAGTGCCGGCAGTGCGGGCTGCCCGGCCAGCGCATCGGCAAACAGCGCCGGCTGGGCATCGATTTCCTTCTCCATGTGATGGCCGAAGTGGTCGAGCGTCTGCTCGCCGCCCAAGGCCAGCGTCGTGTTGCGGCGGACCGGCAGGCCGGTGGCGCCGAGCACGTCGAAATGGCCCGGATAGAGGCTGGCGACGTCGCCGTCGTGCAGCAGCAGTTGCTCGCGCCGGTCGGCCGGCAGCAGTTGCGCGTCGTCGCTGCAGGCGAGGCCGCCGATCGACAGCGACAGGTGCAGCGGAATGCGGCTGGCGGTGAACACGAGCGGGCTGCCCTCGTCGCTGCAGACGGCGCCGAAGGCATAGATGCCGGCGAGCTCCTGCCGCACCGTCCACGCCGCGCGGCCAAGGTCCTTGAGCGTGCGCTCGTGCCAGTGAAGCAGGTCGGCGATCAGCGATGCCGGGCGGTCGGCGTCGGCGTCGTAGCCGAGCGCCTGCAGCCTGGCCGCGATCGCGGCGGCATTCTCGAGCTGGCCGCGCATGACGACGCCGATCCGGCTGCGGCTGAGCGCGACCGCGTGATCGTTGCCGTGGGTCCAGTCGAGCCGGGCGAGCAGGCGCAGGCCGTCGCGCTGCGACAGCGCTTCCGCCAGCGCGGCCTGTGCGCCACCGGCGCGCAGCTGCCACGGCGTATCGGGCTGGCCGCCGAGCGCAGACAAATGGTGGTAGCCGACTTCGGGATGCTGCTTGAGCCATTGCGAGAGCGGCGCGATGGCATTGTTTTGGCTGGAAAATCCGAAAATCGTGCTCATTGGGCTGGCCGCGGCGGGGTGGGGGAACGGTGTCTCCAGCCTAGCGCAAAAACAATGGTGCGGCTTAAGCCGGGCTGAATATGCGGATAAAGTAGTCATGGCCCCAGCGAGTACAAAGTCCGGCGATCATCCGGTCGACCGCGGTGGGCGCCGTTTTGTTGCGGCATACGAACAAGGAGGATGGAGCATGGAGCAAGTCAGCCAGGGCGCGATGCGCGTCGACGACGAATGGCGGCGCTGGATCGCCGAGAACCTGATCCTCGGCAGCGCGCCGCAATCGCTGTGCGACGTGATGGTCGGCGCCGGGATCGACGCCGCCGAGGCACGGCGCGAGCTCGATGCCGCGCAGACCAGCCCCTATCTCGCCGGCGCGACGCGGCTGAAGAACCGGCTGGCCAAGCACGACTGGATTCTCGACATCCAGCGCAAGCTCAACCGCCAGTTCGAGCTGCAGGTCGAGCGGCATCACAAGCTCGGCCGCGACCGCTTCTACCGCGAGTTCTACAGCACCGGCCGGCCGGTGATCATCACCGGCATGCTCGACGACTGGCCGGCGATGCAGAAGTGGAACCTCGACTACTTCGCCGGCAAGTTCGGCGATGCCGAGGTGCAGGTGCAGTTCGGTCGCGACCGCGATGCGCAGTACGAGATCAACTCGGTCCAGCACCGGCAGACGATGCGTTTCGGCGACTATGTCGCGAAGATCGCGAACGCCGGCCGCACCAACGATTTCTACATGACGGCGAACAACACCTCGCAGAACCGCCGCGCGCTGGCCGGGCTGTGGCGCGACCTGAAGCCGCTGTCCGAGTACCAGGACGCCGGCTCGCCCGACGACGGTTTCTTCTGGCTCGGGCCGGCCGGGACGATCACGCCGTTCCACCACGACCTGACCAACAACTTCATGGCGCAGGTGTTCGGCCGCAAGCGCGTGCTGCTGATCCCGCCGGCCGAGGTGGCACGGGTGTACAACCACCGCCACTGCTTCAGCGAGGTCGACGGCCGCAATATCGACTACGCCCGCTTCCCGATGATGCGCGACGTGCAGGTGCTCGAATGCATCCTCAACCCCGGCGAGATCCTGTTCCTGCCGGTCGGCTGCTGGCATTTCGTCGAAGGGCTCGACGTGTCCTGCACGGTTTCGTCGATCAACTTCCGCTGGGATAATGACTTCACCGGTTTCTACCCGGGCCAGCTCGACTACTAGCGCTGGAACCCTGCCAATACACGGAGCCTGAATGAGCCATATCCTGACCCCCGAATTCCTCGCCCAGCCGTTTCCGGCACTGTCGCGCGAACTCGTCGAGGCCGCGCCCGGCGAGTTCCTGATCGACGAAATCCACCCCGGCGCGCCGCTGGTGATCACCTTCGCCTTCGTCGACTGGAACGGCCATCCCGGCTTTTACGGCTGGGGCCGCACGCGCAAGCTGGCGGACATCGCCGGCCGGCCGGTCAACCGCATCCTGCTGCGCGACCGGCGCAGCCAGTGGTACCAGCAGGGGGTGCAGGGGCTCGGCGACGGTGTCGACGAAACGCTGGCCAGCCTGCAGACGCTGATCGAGCGGATCCGCCCGTCGTACGTGGCGACGCTGGGCGAGTCGATGGGGGCGTATGGCGCAATCCACTACGGCGTGCGGCTGGGCGCGGCGCGGATTGCCGCGTTCGGGCCGCTGTCGCACCTGAAGGTCGACGAGGCGCTGCGTTACAACGACCGGCGCTGGTTGCCGGTGATGCAGGCGCTGGCAGCCAGGCCGCCCGCGGGCATGTGCGACGACCTGTCCGCGCTCCTGGCCGCGCACGATTTCCGCGGCGAGCTGCACGTCGGCTTCGGTACCGATGCCGGCGGCGGCAATGCCGAAGCGGTGTGTCTGGATGCGGTGCATGCGCTGCGGCTGGCGGCGCATCCGTCGGTGCGGCTGTACCCGTACCCGGACGCGCAGCACACGGTGACGCTGTACCTGAAGGAAAACCGCCTGCTCGACGGCTTCCTCGAGCGCGCCTTGCTGGGCTGAAACCCAGTCTGCGATTGACTTTGAACGGGGCTTGGGGGTATTTTGGGCGGATTTTACTGCCGCCCGCGTCCCCATGCCCAAAGCCGCCAAAACGACGTCCGCCGCACCGGCCGATTTCGAGTCCGGACTGCGCGAGCTCGAAGCCCTGATCGCCGAGCTGGAAGCCGGCAACCTGCCGCTTGAAGCTTCGCTTGCCGCCTACCAGCGCGGCCAGACGCTGCTCGGTTTCTGTCAGGGCAAGCTCGCCGACGCCGAACAGCAACTGAAGATCCTCGAAGCCGGCCAGCTCAAGCCCTTCCAGCCGGAGTCCGAATGACCGTTTCCCCGATTGAACCCGTTGCGCCGGTGACCGAGTCCTTTTCCGGCTGGATGCACGCCGTGCAGGCGCGCGTCGAAACCGTGCTTGAAACGCTGCTGCCGCCGGCTGCGCAGCACCCGGCGCGGCTGCACGAGGCGATGCGCTACGCGGTGCTCGACGGCGGCAAGCGCGTCCGGCCGCTGCTGGCATTCGCCGCCGGCGAGCTCGTCGGCGCCGACCCGGCGCGGCTCGACCACGCCGCAGCGGCGGTCGAGATGATCCACGCGTATTCGCTGGTCCATGACGACATGCCGCCGATGGACAACGACGTGCTGCGCCGCGGCAAGCCGACCGTGCACGTGAAGTACGACGAGGCGACCGCACTGCTCGCCGGCGATGCGCTGCAGACCGCGGCCTTCGACGCGCTGACCGCGAGGCCGCTTGCCGACGATGCCGCCGTGCAGCTCGGCATGGTGCGCACGCTGGCGCGCGCCTCGGGCAGCTACGGCATGTGCGGCGGGCAGGGCATCGACCTGTACAGCGTCGGCGAGGCCCTGAACCTGCCGCAGCTCGAGCTGATGCACATCCTCAAGACCGGTGCGCTGATCCGCGCTTCGGTCCTGCTGGGCGCCGACTGCGGTACGGCGCTGAGCGACGACGACAGGGCGCGGCTAGACCACTTTGCCAAGTGCATCGGCCTGGCTTTCCAGGTCGTCGACGACATCCTCGACGAGGAGGCCGATACCGCCACGCTGGGCAAGACCGCCGGCAAGGACGCCGCCAACCACAAGCCGACCTATGTCGCGCTGCTCGGCCTCAAGGGCGCCAAGGACAAGGCCGCCGAACTGCTGGCCGACGCCCGCAACACCATTGCACCGTTCGGCGACCGCGCCGCGCGGCTGGCCCAACTTGCCGACTTCATCGTCGACCGCCGGTTCTGACTCCATGTTGCTAGAAACGATTTCCTGTCCCGCCGACCTGCGCCAGCTCGAACGCAAGCAGCTCGTGCCGCTGGCCGACGAACTGCGGACCTTCCTGCTCGATTCGGTCAGCCATACCGGCGGCCATTTCGCGTCCAACCTCGGCGCGGTCGAGCTGACGATCGCGCTGCACTACGTGTTCAACACCCCGGAAGACCGGCTGGTGTGGGACGTCGGCCACCAGAGCTATCCGCACAAGATCCTCACCGGCCGGCGCGAACGGATGAACACGATGCGCAAGCAGGGCGGCCTGGCCGGTTTCCCCAAGCGCGACGAAAGCGAGTACGACACCTTCGGCGTCGGTCATTCGAGCACCTCGATCGGCGCGGCGCTGGGTTTTGCCGAGGCGGCGCTGCTCAAGGGCGAGCAGCGGCATGCGATTGCGGTGATCGGTGACGGCGCGATGACCGCCGGCCAGGCGATCGAGGCGCTGTTCAACGCCGGCCATCGCCGCGACACCAATCTGCTGGTGATCCTCAACGACAACGAAATGTCGATCTCGCCGAACGTCGGTGCGTTCAACAATTATCTGGCCAAGCTCCTGTCGGGCAAGTTCTACAACGGCTTCCGCAATGCGTCCGAAAAGGTGCTCGGCGCGGTGCCGCCGCTGAAGGAGCTGGCGAAGAAGGGCGAGGAGCACGTCAAGGCGCTGCTGACGCCGGCTTCGCTGTTCGAGGAGCTCGGCTTCAACTACATCGGCCCGGTCGACGGCCACAACCTCGACGCGCTGGTGACCACGCTGGCGAACATCAGGCAGCTCAAGGGCCCGCAGTTCCTGCACGTCGTGACCAAGAAGGGCCAGGGCTACAAGCTCGCTGTCGACGACCCGGTCAAGTACCACGCGGTGACGCCGTTCCAGCCCGAGAACGGCATGGGCGGCGGTTCGAAAGGGGGCGGTGCCAAGGTGTCGTTCACCCAGGTGTTCGGCGACTGGCTGTGCGACATGGCCGCACGGGACGACAAGCTCGTCGGCATCACGCCGGCGATGCGCGAAGGCTCGGGCCTGGTGCGCTTCGAGCAGCAGTTTCCGGCGCGCTATTTCGACGTCGGCATCGCCGAGCAGCACGCGGTGACCTTTGCCGCCGGCCTGGCCTGTGAAGGGCTCAAGCCGGTCGTCGCGATCTATTCGACCTTCCTGCAGCGCGCCTACGACCAGCTGGTCCACGACGTCGCCTTGCAGAACCTCGACGTGACGTTCGCGATCGACCGCGCCGGTCTCGTCGGCGCCGACGGCCCGACGCACGCCGGTTCGTTCGACCTGTCCTTCCTGCGCTGCGTGCCGAACATGGCCGTGCTGGCGCCGGCCGACGAGAACGAGTGCCGGCAGATGCTCTACAGCGCGTACCAGCATCCCGGCCCGGCGGCGGTGCGTTACCCGCGTGGCAGCGGCATGGGCGTTGCGGTCGAGATGGAGATGACCGGCGTGCCCTGGGGCAAGGGGAGCGTCGCCCGGACCGGCAGCAAGGTCGCGATCCTTGCCTTCGGCACCTTGTTCGAAGCTGCGCTGAACGCGGGCGAAGCGCTCGACGCCACGGTTGCCAACATGCGCTTCGTCAAGCCGCTCGATGACGCACTGGTCGCCGAACTCGTGGCCGGCCACGAGCTGATCGTCACCGTCGAGGAGAACGCCATCATGGGCGGCGCCGGCAGCGCGGTGATCGAGAGCATGATGCGGCAGGGGCTGGTCAAGCCGGTGCTGCAGCTCGGCCTGCCAGACGATTACGTCGAGCATGGCGAACAGAAGCAGCTGCTCGCCGACTGCGGGCTCGACGCGGCCGGGATCGAGCAGGCGATCCGCGCACGGATGGGCTGAACCCGCGTCGTCCGCCAGAACGCCGGCCCGTGCCGGCGTTTTTTTTGCGCCGGTGCTTGCCGTGCCCTTCCGTCGGAAGCCGGCCGCAGCGGCGGCGTGCCGGGGCTATCCAGAGGAGACGGCACACCTGACCGTCCGAAAAAAAGGTGGCCGCGCTCGGGGATATGCTTTGCCTGCGCCGGAGTCGCTGCCATGTATTCTCTGCCCGTCCCGCCGTCGATCAAATGGCGCAATTCGCTGCTCGACACGCTGTTCTACGATGTGAGCCGCTTGAACGCGGAAGAACAGAAAAAGCTGCGGGAGGAGTTCGATCACGAAGGCGCGATCGTCGTCGTCCCGCCGGGCGGGCCGTCCGGCGAGATCCGCCACTACGCCGATCCGCACGCCTACCTGGCCGCCGAAGGCGACCGGGTGCAGGCGCTGGTGGTCGCCGGTGTCGGCAGCTCGGCGCTCGGGACCGCGGCGCTGGCACGCAGCGTCGCCGATGCGTACGGGATCGACGTGGCCGGCGTCGTCTCCGGTTACGGCATGGCCGACCTGGCGTCCGAAGCGCTCGGCGGCTGGTTCTTCTACGGTATGAGCGACGCGATCGAGTACAAGCTCCGTGCGCAGCTGCGCCGGTGGGGCCACTGGCCGGTTCCGGCCGCAACCCTGAACGCCGGCGGCACAGTGGCAAACGCATTCGATGCGGCGCTGCCGTCCTCGCCGGACATCGAGGCGCTCGAGGCCATCCTCGGGGCGGCGCCGCCGGCGCTGCGGCTGCTGGTCGGCCACAGCAAGGGCTGCCTGCTGCTCGACTTCGTTCTCGAACAGTTCCTGTGCGCGCATGAGGAAAACCGCCGGTGCCTGGCGCAGCTGAAGATCGCGACCTTTGGCGCGGTTGTCGATCTGCCCGAAGGCTTTGCCCAGGCGCAGCAGTTCATCGGCAATATCGACTGGTTCGGCGCGATCAACTCGCGGCCCAAGCTCGACGGGGTCAGGCTGGTCGACGGCTGGCACCATCTCAACCGGTATCCGCTCGGCGTCGACATCGGCGAGGTGCTGAGGCGGCACGTGCCGCTGCAGTAGTTGCCGTGCTGGCTGCCGCACAGGACGCTGCCTTTCGCTGCGCGGCCGGCTCGCTATACTCGAAACACCTGTGACGCTCGGAGACGGCCATGTCCAATGATCCGGTTGAAGCGGTCCGTACGGTTGCACTGGTCGGCCACGGCGGCTGTGGCAAGACGCTGCTGGCCGAGGCGCTGCTCTGCCGCGGCGGCGCGATCCAGGTGATGGGGTCGCTCGAGCGCGGCGACACCGTCTGCGATTTCGATCCGCTCGAGCGCGAGTACGGTCATTCGCTGGCGTCCGCGCTGGCCTACCTGCGGCACGATGGCGTCGCGGTCAGGCTGATCGATACCCCGGGGTTCCACGATTTCATCGGCCAGTCGCTGGCGGCGCTGACGGCCGTCGACACCGCGCTCGTCGTCGTCAACGCGCAGAACGGCATCGAGCTGACGACGCGGCGGATGATGGACTGGGCGGGCGAGCGCGGCCTGTGCCGGATCCTGGTCGTCAACAAGATCGACGCCGAGCGCGTCGACCTGCCGGCGCTGCTGGCCGAGTTGCGCGAGGCCTTCGGCAGGGAGGTGCTGCCGCTCAACCTGCCGGCCGGCCAGGGCAGTCGCATCGTCGACTGTTTTTTTTCGCCCGACGGCGACGCGGACTTCTCGTCGGTGGCCGACGCCCACCAGGCGCTGATCGATCAGGTTGTCGAGGTCGACGAGGCGCTGATGGCGCGTTACCTCGAACAGGGCGAGGTGACGCCGGACGAGCTGCATGCGCCGCTCGAAACCGCGCTGCGGCAGGGGCATCTGATTCCGGTCTGCTTCGTCTCGGCGCGTACCGGCGCGGGCGTGTCCGAGCTGCTCGACGTGCTGGCAAAGTTGGCGCCGAATCCGCGTGAGGGCAATCCGCCGCTGTTCGTTTGCAACGGCAAGCCGTTCCGGTCCGAGCCGGACCCGGCCAGGCACGTGCTTGCACATGTGTTCAAGGTGGTGATGGACCCGTTTGTCGGCAAGCTCGGCATCTTCCGCGTCCACCAGGGCACGGTGGTGCGTGACGCGCAGCTCTTCGTCGGCGACGGCAGGAAGCCGTTCAAGGTCGGCCACCTGCTGCGGCTGCAGGGCAAGCGCTACGACGAGGTCGACCGGCTGCTGCCCGGCGAGTTCGGCGCTGTCACCAAGGTCGACGAGATCGCCTTCGATGCGGTACTGCACGATTCGCACGACGAGGACCACATCCGCCTGCAGGCGCCGGCGTTTCCGGTACCGATGCAGGGGCTGGCGATCAAGCCCCGCCGCCACGGCGACGAGCAGCGCATCGGCGACGTGCTGCACCGGCTGCAGATGGAGGACCCGTGCGTCAAGGTCGACCATGATCCGGTCACGCACGAGACGGTGCTGCGCGGCATGGGCGAGCTGCACCTGCGCTACCTGCTCGACCGGATGGCGGGCACCTACCGGCTCGAGGTCGACACCAGCGTGCCGCGCGTGTCCTACCGCGAAACGATCACTCGGCAGGCCGAAGGGCATCACCGCCACAAGAAGCAGACCGGCGGCGCGGGCCAGTTCGGCGAGGTGTTCCTGCGTATCGAGCCGCAACCGCGCGGCGCCGGTTTCCATTTCATCGACGCGGTCAAGGGCGGGGTGATTCCGGGCCAGTTCATCCAGTCGGTCGAAAAGGGCGTGCGCGCGGCGCTGGCGGCCGGGCCGGTATCGGGCAGCCCGGTCGAGGATCTGGCGGTGACGGTCTACGACGGCAAGAGCCATTCGGTCGACTCGAAGGACGTCGCCTTCCAGGCCGCCGGGCGCAAGGCGATGCTCGACGCCTTGCGCGCCGCCGCGCCGGTCGTGCTCGAGCCGGTGGTGGCGATCGAGATCACCGCGCCGGACCGCTATCTCGGTGACCTGACGGCCGACCTGTCGGGCCGGCGCGGCCAGGTCGGCGGCACCGAATCGCTGTCGCTGCAGCGGGTGCTGATCCGCGGCCAGGTGCCGCTGGCCGAACTCGACGGCTACGCCGGCCGGCTCAAGGCGATCACCGCCGGCCAGGGGGCGTACGCGCTGACGCTGAGCCACTACGACGCGGTGCCGCCGGACGTGCAGCAGCGGCTGGCCGCCGGCTACAAGACGGTGCAGGACGACGACTGAGGCAGCAGGTGATTCAGTACCTCGGCGGCGACCTGCTTGCGGTCGTTGTCGACGCAGAGCATGTGGTAGCTGTTCCCGACGATCACCGCCCGGGCGCGGGGAATCCGCCGCGCGAGCAGCGCGGCCGAACGCGGGCTGCTCAGCTCGTCCTCGCGCGCATGGACGATCAGCGTCGGGGTGCGGACGCGGTTGAGCTCGAGTCGCACCCAGCGGCGCAGCCGGTCGAGCTCGCGGATGCACGTCAATGGCACCCACGGGTAGTGGAAGGCGTCGCCGTCGGACAGCTTGGCCTGGACCATGGCGCGCATCAGTTCGTTCTTGATGCCGTACGGCTCGGACTCGG
This window of the Jeongeupia sp. USM3 genome carries:
- a CDS encoding PLP-dependent aminotransferase family protein, with translation MDTLPLYRQLAIHYRQAIDAGTLAPGSRMPSLRALMDRHAVSLSTALQTCRHLERDGYLEARPRSGYFVRQPRRPACEPVSEPAVRLAEPARYVGIQERVTSIIAQGKQYPVQFNLAAASGACELYPAEALKQATIRALRNDPSVLTSSAPPMGSAALRSVLAERALPSRIVLGRDDIIITNGCIEALNLALRAVAQAGDVIAVESPTYYGLLQILEALGMKALEIPSSAQSGISVEALELAAQTYRDIKAVVVVPNFQNPLGAVMPDESKARLVAWCEANAIPLIEDDTYSLLGSTDTPLSAAKAWDRTGNVIHCASLHKTLAPGMRLGWISAGRWHERVAQLKHAQSRAQEVLLQLAVADFMGSSAYERYLRRLRLALRDQREQMIEAVATYFPEGTRLTPPQGGLILWVELPGRASSELLFERAMREGIAIAPGQMFSNSDRFDSCIRLSCGLPYTRELNTAMRTLGSLAAEC
- the glmS gene encoding glutamine--fructose-6-phosphate transaminase (isomerizing) — encoded protein: MSTIFGFSSQNNAIAPLSQWLKQHPEVGYHHLSALGGQPDTPWQLRAGGAQAALAEALSQRDGLRLLARLDWTHGNDHAVALSRSRIGVVMRGQLENAAAIAARLQALGYDADADRPASLIADLLHWHERTLKDLGRAAWTVRQELAGIYAFGAVCSDEGSPLVFTASRIPLHLSLSIGGLACSDDAQLLPADRREQLLLHDGDVASLYPGHFDVLGATGLPVRRNTTLALGGEQTLDHFGHHMEKEIDAQPALFADALAGQPALPALASLLDGDDVGALDDVRSVALVASGSSHHAALTARYWLEAMTGLPTQVELASEFRYREAAPLPQTLIVAISQSGETADTVAGLRYAAQLGATHTLAISNVGDSTLMRQARWRLATNAGPEVAVTSTKTFTAQLLALYRLAFALARQRGRAPDEAAATARLAQLPQRTVEVLALKPQLDDWARHIAQGQTLFCVGRHAHFPVAMEGAQKVREVAYLNAEGHAGGELKHGPLAVVDRHLPVVACLPWNRLAEKMLANLQEVRARQGRIYVLTDAALASDERMSVIRMPASLGELDPLLYAVAFQLLAYRIAVHRGNSIDTPRYLAKTVLTE
- a CDS encoding cupin-like domain-containing protein, encoding MEQVSQGAMRVDDEWRRWIAENLILGSAPQSLCDVMVGAGIDAAEARRELDAAQTSPYLAGATRLKNRLAKHDWILDIQRKLNRQFELQVERHHKLGRDRFYREFYSTGRPVIITGMLDDWPAMQKWNLDYFAGKFGDAEVQVQFGRDRDAQYEINSVQHRQTMRFGDYVAKIANAGRTNDFYMTANNTSQNRRALAGLWRDLKPLSEYQDAGSPDDGFFWLGPAGTITPFHHDLTNNFMAQVFGRKRVLLIPPAEVARVYNHRHCFSEVDGRNIDYARFPMMRDVQVLECILNPGEILFLPVGCWHFVEGLDVSCTVSSINFRWDNDFTGFYPGQLDY
- a CDS encoding exodeoxyribonuclease VII small subunit, with amino-acid sequence MPKAAKTTSAAPADFESGLRELEALIAELEAGNLPLEASLAAYQRGQTLLGFCQGKLADAEQQLKILEAGQLKPFQPESE
- a CDS encoding polyprenyl synthetase family protein codes for the protein MTVSPIEPVAPVTESFSGWMHAVQARVETVLETLLPPAAQHPARLHEAMRYAVLDGGKRVRPLLAFAAGELVGADPARLDHAAAAVEMIHAYSLVHDDMPPMDNDVLRRGKPTVHVKYDEATALLAGDALQTAAFDALTARPLADDAAVQLGMVRTLARASGSYGMCGGQGIDLYSVGEALNLPQLELMHILKTGALIRASVLLGADCGTALSDDDRARLDHFAKCIGLAFQVVDDILDEEADTATLGKTAGKDAANHKPTYVALLGLKGAKDKAAELLADARNTIAPFGDRAARLAQLADFIVDRRF
- the dxs gene encoding 1-deoxy-D-xylulose-5-phosphate synthase produces the protein MLLETISCPADLRQLERKQLVPLADELRTFLLDSVSHTGGHFASNLGAVELTIALHYVFNTPEDRLVWDVGHQSYPHKILTGRRERMNTMRKQGGLAGFPKRDESEYDTFGVGHSSTSIGAALGFAEAALLKGEQRHAIAVIGDGAMTAGQAIEALFNAGHRRDTNLLVILNDNEMSISPNVGAFNNYLAKLLSGKFYNGFRNASEKVLGAVPPLKELAKKGEEHVKALLTPASLFEELGFNYIGPVDGHNLDALVTTLANIRQLKGPQFLHVVTKKGQGYKLAVDDPVKYHAVTPFQPENGMGGGSKGGGAKVSFTQVFGDWLCDMAARDDKLVGITPAMREGSGLVRFEQQFPARYFDVGIAEQHAVTFAAGLACEGLKPVVAIYSTFLQRAYDQLVHDVALQNLDVTFAIDRAGLVGADGPTHAGSFDLSFLRCVPNMAVLAPADENECRQMLYSAYQHPGPAAVRYPRGSGMGVAVEMEMTGVPWGKGSVARTGSKVAILAFGTLFEAALNAGEALDATVANMRFVKPLDDALVAELVAGHELIVTVEENAIMGGAGSAVIESMMRQGLVKPVLQLGLPDDYVEHGEQKQLLADCGLDAAGIEQAIRARMG